One window of Oncorhynchus masou masou isolate Uvic2021 chromosome 28, UVic_Omas_1.1, whole genome shotgun sequence genomic DNA carries:
- the LOC135518008 gene encoding G2/mitotic-specific cyclin-B1-like — protein sequence MHTADGSAFWNATNEIRVNQDLNYGYSPLEVVCSKCILFRRSIAYLEMAHRMTRNRLGSSENQTALPGKVVLGTKPTLRTRAALGEIGNVGVPRQTLKKDAKAEPTKVVERKASTRLATVPEVQQPPKVISPVKLEVQVFPEPLSPTAMETSGCAPIELCQAFSDVLLNIKDVDADDYDNPMLCSEYVKDIYKYLQKLEVDQAVKTKYLEGREITGNMRAILIDWLVQVQIKFRLLQETMYMTVGIIDRFLQDNPVPKKQLQLVGVTAMFVASKYEEMYPPEIADFAFVTDRAYTTAQIRDMEMTILRVLKFSFGRPLPLQFLRRASKIGEVTAEHHTLAKYLVELTMVDYEMVHFPPSQVASAAFALTLKVFNCGDWSSTLQHYMNYTEDCLVPVMQHIAKNVVKVNEGQTKHMAVKNKYSSQKHMKIATISQLKSSLIKDLAKQLTL from the exons ATGCACACTGCAG ATGGCAGCGCATTTTGGAACGCAACGAATGAAATTCGAGTAAACCAGGATTTAAACTACGGCTATTCACCCTTAGAAGTTGTGTGCAGTAAGTGTATTCTCTTTCGCCGAAGCATCGCATATTTAGAAATGGCTCACCGTATGACCAGA AATCGTCTGGGTTCCTCAGAGAACCAAACTGCCCTGCCAGGCAAGGTAGTTCTGGGAACCAAGCCTACACTGAGAACACGAGCTGCGCTTGGCGAAATCGGAAATGTTGGAGTCCCCAGACAGACTCTGAAAAAG GATGCCAAGGCAGAACCCACAAAGGTGGTTGAGAGGAAGGCCAGCACACGGTTGGCGACTGTCCCTGAAGTCCAACAACCCCCAAAAGTTATTTCCCCAGTTAAGCTGGAGGTTCAG GTTTTCCCTGAGCCATTGTCTCCCACAGCAATGGAGACCTCTGGCTGTGCTCCCATTGAACTGTGCCAGGCCTTCTCTGATGTCCTACTTAATATTAAAGATGTGGATGCTGACGACTATGACAACCCCATGCTCTGCAGCGAATATGTGAaggacatctacaaataccttCAAAAACTTGAG GTTGATCAGGCTGTTAAAACCAAATACCTGGAAGGACGGGAAATTACAGGCAACATGCGTGCCATTCTCATTGACTGGCTCGTCCAGGTCCAAATCAAGTTCCGCCTGCTGCAGGAGACCATGTATATGACTGTGGGAATCATTGACCGCTTCCTTCAG GATAACCCAGTGCCCAAAAAGCAACTTCAGTTAGTTGGTGTGACTGCCATGTTCGTCGCCTCCAAATACGAGGAGATGTACCCTCCAGAGATCGCAGACTTTGCATTTGTGACTGACCGTGCCTACACCACTGCCCAGATCAGGGACATGGAAATGACGATACTGAGAGTGCTGAAGTTCAGCTTTGGCcgccctctccccctccagtTCCTCAGAAGGGCCTCAAAGATTGGCGAG GTGACTGCTGAGCACCACACCCTGGCAAAGTACTTGGTGGAGCTCACCATGGTGGACTATGAGATGGtgcacttccctccctcccaggtgGCCAGTGCAGCCTTCGCCCTCACCCTGAAGGTCTTCAACTGCGGTGACTGG AGTTCCACACTGCAGCATTACATGAACTACACCGAAGACTGCCTCGTCCCGGTCATGCAGCACATAGCAAAAAATGTTGTGAAGGTGAACGAGGGACAAACTAAGCATATG GCAGTTAAGAATAAGTACTCTAGTCAGAAGCATATGAAAATCGCCACCATTTCACAGCTGAAGTCTTCGCTGATCAAGGACCTTGCAAAGCAGCTCACCCTATGA